The sequence CGACAGGCAGTTGGCGGAAGAGCTCGCTCGTCCGAAGCCGCTGTTCGTACAGGGCCAGGAGCGGCTGCGGGTCCAGGCTGGCGAGATCGGTGCCCCTGCCGATGTGGGGAGTGAAAAACTCCCGCAAGACCTCGTGGACAAGGGAGCCGAATTCGCCCCGGTCGCCGTCCTCGGCCACCTGGTCAACGGACCGGACATTGCTCAGATATTCGTAGTGGAACCGCTTGGGGCAGTTCAGGTAGAGATCAAGGGTCGAGGGCGACAGGCCGCGCCTGTCCAGGGTGCGGTCAAGGGCCTCGCGCACGGCCGGAGTGACCGTGATCGGACGGGGTTCTGTCGGCACTGAGCCGGCGGCAAAGGTTACGGTTCTGACCAGGGGATCTCCGGGTTCCGCCAGTCGGTTTTCATGTTTTTCCCGCTCCCAGAGCAACTGTTCCACATAGCGGCTGCGCGCACTTTTCTGATCCAGCAGTCCGGGCCGGATGCCGCTTTGGTAATAAATGACCGCCTCACGGGCGCCCATGAGCAGCCTGTGGAAATTGTAGCCCGAGACGTTGTCACGCTGGCGGACATCGGGCAGATCGAGGAGCCGCCGCAGCGGATCGGGCAGGAGCGGATCAAAGGGGTTGGTGCCGGGCAGTCGTTCCTCAACGGCGTCGAGGATGTGCAGGCGCTCAAAGTGGAGCAACCGGGTTTCGAGCACACCGAGCACCTGGAGTCCGGCCAGTGGTTCAGGCTCGAAGGAGACACGCTCCCGGGCGAGCATGGAACGGAGCATGGAGAACAGGGTTCCACGGCTCAGGGGCAGGACGCTTGTTTCTGCCCCGCGTAGTTGCGGTACCACGGACGAGGTCAGACGGAAGAGGCACTCCGCGTCCACCAGATAGGTATGCCAAAGCCCTTCGCCATGGGCATGGAGCATGGCCGCCAACCCGGACAGGGCGTTGCCCAGGTCGTTCAGGGAGGCGGCGTTCCTGAAGGGCGTCAGGCAGTGGTGGAGCACCGTCAGCCGTAGCGGTTCGGCCATTGCCTCGTTCACGTCTTTGAGGACGGGGTCGCCGTAGGGGGGCTGCCAGGCCATGGGGTCGAGGAAGCGCTCTCCGGTACGGATGACTGCCTCCCAGACATGGAAGAGCTTGCGTAGCGGTCTGTCCTCGGGGCCAAGCAGCCGCAGATAGGGATGGCGAATGAGAGCTATGAGGTCGCGCCAGTGGTAGCGTCCGTCGTCCAGGCGGTTTTCCTGAAGGGCCAGGATGGTTTCCACCAGCCGGGCCAGGGCGGTGCGTTCAAGGGGGTAGCCCATGGAGATGTTGGGGTCGCTTACGGGGAGGTGGTGAAGAACGGGCATGAGTGCGCCCTCGTCAGGCAGGATCACGGCCGTGTCGTTGAGCCCGGAGGCCTCCTCCCCGCCACTGGCCGATGCAAGCTCTTCGGCCAGGGCGGCCAATTGCGAATGGCGGTCAAACCCCTCGCAGAATCGGATGGCCGGTACTCGCGCCGGGGTGTTTTCCCCGGCCGGGATTATCGGCCGGGTTTGCCAGCGGGTAAGCCATTGCCCATGCTCCGCCGTGGCCCAGTGGGGACTGCCGCCTGTTGCCAGGGCCGGGTCGGAGTGGATGACCGGATGGAGCAGACCGTCTTCCCACAGCCGACGGAACAGAGTGTCTTCTGCCTTGCTCAGGGCGTAAAATCCGGCGGCCAGGATGGGCGAGTCCCTCAGATGTTCGGTTGCCAGTGCTATGTTGGCGATGACAAAGCGCCAATCCATGCCGGGAGTGGTCCAGTCGCGCTCCGAGAGGGCTTCCACATAGCGGAGGTGGATGGCCGAGAGCTGTTCGAGCAGTGCTGCCGCATAGGGCGAGACTTCGCCGTCCATGTGGATGAGGTTGTCCGGGGCCGCATTCTGGCGCATGAGGTCGTCGGCCAGACGGGCCAGCCGCAGACCCCAGGGCAGAAAGGTTTCGCGGTCCATCTCGGGCAGGCGGGCCAGCAGGCCGCGTCCCTCGCGGCGCAGATCGCCGACCACCTCGCGCAGCAGCTCCACGAGATCAAGCCGGTTGGCCGGGGTTACGGCCCGGTTGGTAAGATCGCGTCGTAGTCCGGCCACGAAATCGGCGATGGAGGTCATGCGCGGCAGAAGGGCGGGACGCACCATGTCCGTGTGGTCGCGCAGGAATGCCTTGAGGTAACGGCGCGGCCTGTTGTGGGGAAAGAGGACCGTCATCTTGCCCAGGTCGGGGCGCGTGGCAAGCAGCCGTCCAAGAGCGGGGATAAAGTCCGCATGCCAGGGGATGAGGGTGACAGTGCGCATCTACGCCTCCCTCTCCACCCGGTGGATTTCGCGCAGGTCGAGATAGACGAGATGGCCTTCGACCGGCCCGGTGACGCCGGGCATGGCCTGGAGAATGCACATGTAGTCGAGCACCTGCTCCCGGTTTTTGGGCGAGGGCTGGCCGGTCTTGAAGTCTGCCACCACGGTGCGCTTGCCCAGGTGGAGCAGATCCAGCCTCTTGAAGCTGCCGTCCATGTCCATGATTTCTGGCTCGCGTAAGCCTTGGGCCAGCCATCGGCGCAGGTCATCGCGGCTAAGGGCCCACAGGGCCATAGACCGCAGATCCGCCTCGAGCCGGGTCAATTCCTCTGGAGAAAGGGCGCCCAGGGCCGGGAAGTCGCCCATGGCCAGCCGCACGGCGCGATGTGCATCTGCCTCGTCGTTGCCGGTGACGCGGACGTGTTCCATGGTCCGGTGCGCCACCTGGCCGCGCATCCGCTCGTTGTAGAAGAATTCGTCCAGGCTGTGGCGGTAGACGCGCAGTCTGGGTAGCCAGTCCATGAGTCGAGCCGTCCTCTGGTTTTCCCTGATTGCAGGCGGCTCTGGCCGTGGAGTCGGTTCCGGGGGCTGTCGGGTGATCTCGGGGTCGGGGGGCAGGCCGCGCTCGAAGATATCCGGGCCGTCCGGGTCGAGAAAGAGATTCATGGCCGCCAGGGCGGGCGAGGTGGCCGGCTTTTCGGTGAAGAATCCGTAAAGCTCCTCGCGGGCACGGGTCCAGGCCACGTAGAGCAGGTTGAGTTGTTCGCGCACGGTGCGGCCCAGGCTGGAAAAGTAGGGTTTGCCCATGCTTTTGCCCAGTGGCGCCAGCAGTCGCACCCCTTTGTGGTGGCGGATTTCGTAGTCTTTGTCCGTGTCGGCCTTCCAGTTGTGGAAGGGGACGATGACCACAGGAAATTCAAGGCCTTTTGCTTTATGAATGGTCATGATGCGTACGGCGTCGATGTTTTCGGGCAGGGGCACCTTCTCCTGATCCGATTTTTCGGCCCAGAATTCGAGGAAGGCGGAAAGGGAGCCGTGGCCGTTTTCTTCGGCCAGATGGACCACCTCGAGAAAGCGGCGCAAATACAGTTCGGCCTGGGGATGGCGGTCGAAGGCACGGAAGACGCGTATGGCCTCGCTGGCCAGATCGTAGGGGGTCATCAGCCCGGACTGATTGTAGAAGGGCTCGATGAGCCTCTGCCACGGTCCGGGGAAGTCTTCGCGGAACTGGACACCCAGGGGCCGTTTGCGCGGGCGCATGAGCCAGTCCTGAAATTCATCCGCCGCGATGCCCGCCTCGGCCAGAAACAGCTCCTCGCCCGAGGCGAAGGTGAGAAAGGCCACATCGTCCCGCGGATAGTCGAGGAAAGCGAGGAAGGCCGCCAACTGCCGCACCAAGGGGTGTCGATCAAGTTGGAGGCTGTTTTCAGTAATGACCGGGACGCCCCTGGCCACGAGCAGGTCGCAGACCAGTGCCGCGTCCTTGTGCGAGCGCACCAACACGGCGATGTCGCGAAAGCGGCGACGGGCGAGCAACTCGTCCATGAGGGTGTCCAGCGCCTCAAGGGTCTGCTCGACAAGCTCCTCCGCACTGCCGCTGGTCAGGCGCTCCATGCGTACATATCCGCCGGTCCCCAGGTTCTTTGCGGCCACCGTCTGTGCGCAGTCGGTGAAAGATCGGGCAAGGTCCAGGGCGAAGTCTGACCGGAAGTCGGCGGGCGCGGTGGTGAGGATGGTGTCGGCCAGCTGTCTGGCCTGCTCCGGGTCGTGGAGGTGGCTGAAGAAGTCGTTGTTGAAGCGGACCACGGTTTCGAAGCTGCGCCAGTTGTCCGGCAAGGTGTCGCTGGCGGTCGTCAGGGCCAGGGCCGCGATGTCGGGCTGGGTCATGACTTCGTCGAAGAGGGCGCTGTCGCCGCCGCGCCAGCCGTAGATCGCCTGTTTGATGTCTCCCACGTAGAAGAGGGAGCCACCCTTGGCCAGGCATTCCTGGGCCAGGGGGGTCACTGCTCGCCACTGGTCGCGGCTGGTGTCCTGAAACTCGTCCACCAGCAGATGGTGCAGACGGCAGCCCATGCGGCAATATGCCTCGGATACGGCCTCGTCGTGGGCGAGCAGCTCGTTGACAAACCCGGCCAGGGCCGAGCCGAGGACCAGCCCGTGCTGCCTTTGCAGCACGTTCATGCCGTTTTGAAGCCGCTGGGCGATGGCGATGGCCGGGGCCAGGAAATACGCCCCCGAAAGCACGGCGTGGTCAGCGGCGTATGTCTGCCAGGCTGCTTGCAAATGGAAATAGAAGGCTTCAGATCGGTCGTCCGCCAGCCCGTGGCCCTTTTTCAACACACAGTCGGCAAAGGCGGGCTTTTGGATCATGGCGGATTCGGGCGCTGGGTCGAAAAGATCAAGGCCCTCGCATTTGGCCAGAAATTTGGAGAAGTTGGCGTTGAGCGGGATGCTCCGTTCATCGCTATGCCCGCGCATGGCCTTCACGGCGCGTTGGAATTCGGCATGGGCTGCGGAGAGCATCTGTCTGATGACTTCCTGGTCCGTTTCGATGGGGCCGGTCTGGTCGCGCAGGAAGGCTGTCAGTTCTCGCAGCCGGTCTCGCACCTTGTCCTGAAGCCAGAAGCTGCCGCGTTTTTCGGCAAGGAGCATGGTTTCCATGGCTGCGGCGAGCAGGTCGCGTTCAGGGCAGTCGCTGTCGCACAGGCTGGTGAAGTGTTCGTAGACGGTGTCGAACAGGGTTTTTTCATCAAAGGTGAGCTGGAAATCCGGGCGTATGCCGAAGTCGAGGGCAAAGAGGCGCAGGATCAGGGCCAGCAGGGAGTCTATGGTTCGGATGTTGAGCCGATGGTAGCGGCGCAGGATGGATTCGAGGGCCTTTGCTGCCATCTCGGGCGCAGCTGCGGTTCGGGGGCCAGCGGTTTCCATGTCGAGGGCGCCGAGCTTGAGGCCCTTGATCACCCGTTCCTTCATTTCCGTGGCAGCCTTGTTGGTGAAGGTCACGGCCATGATCTCGGGCCAGGCGTATCCCCGACCAGGGCGACCGACGCAGGCGAAGGGCCGGGCGTTTTCGTCGGCCCCGTCGAGCAGGGCGAGAAAGCGGCGGGTGAGTTGGTAGGTCTTGCCTGACCCGGCGGATGCCCGGAGCTGTTTGAGTTCCGACATGGATTGCACTGTCCCCTGGTGTGTTCCTGTGTGGTTGCTGACGGATGGCTAAACCGATGGTCGTCGGTTTACTCGTCTGATGCTACGGCGCGGGCCGGGGCTGTCCTGGATGAGAGGACCACCAGGATCACGGCGCCGATGATCAGGCAACTGCCGAAATAGCCGAGCAGGGAGAAGGTTTCGCCGAAAAGGAGATAGGCGAAAACAGCCGCCACCAGGGGCTCGAAGGTGGCGACGACCGCGGCCCGTGTGGCCTCCAGTCGCTTCAGTCCTGCGTAATAGGCCGAGAAGGCTCCGTAGGTGGTGACTCCGGCCATGAGTACGAGCATGGTCCACGCATATCCTGATTTGGGCTGGAAATCCACGAAAGGGAAAAGCAGAGCTGCGCCAAAGGGGAGTGCGTAAACGAAGATGGTCGGAGTGTGGTAGCGGTAGAGGTATTTTTTCCCGAAAATGTAGTAGAGGGCGTAAGTGAATCCCGAGAGCAGTCCCGCTCCAAGACCGAAGAGGTTGATTTCCAGCTGTGCGCCACTGATCAGTTTCGGCC comes from Pseudodesulfovibrio alkaliphilus and encodes:
- a CDS encoding PD-(D/E)XK nuclease family protein, with translation MRTVTLIPWHADFIPALGRLLATRPDLGKMTVLFPHNRPRRYLKAFLRDHTDMVRPALLPRMTSIADFVAGLRRDLTNRAVTPANRLDLVELLREVVGDLRREGRGLLARLPEMDRETFLPWGLRLARLADDLMRQNAAPDNLIHMDGEVSPYAAALLEQLSAIHLRYVEALSERDWTTPGMDWRFVIANIALATEHLRDSPILAAGFYALSKAEDTLFRRLWEDGLLHPVIHSDPALATGGSPHWATAEHGQWLTRWQTRPIIPAGENTPARVPAIRFCEGFDRHSQLAALAEELASASGGEEASGLNDTAVILPDEGALMPVLHHLPVSDPNISMGYPLERTALARLVETILALQENRLDDGRYHWRDLIALIRHPYLRLLGPEDRPLRKLFHVWEAVIRTGERFLDPMAWQPPYGDPVLKDVNEAMAEPLRLTVLHHCLTPFRNAASLNDLGNALSGLAAMLHAHGEGLWHTYLVDAECLFRLTSSVVPQLRGAETSVLPLSRGTLFSMLRSMLARERVSFEPEPLAGLQVLGVLETRLLHFERLHILDAVEERLPGTNPFDPLLPDPLRRLLDLPDVRQRDNVSGYNFHRLLMGAREAVIYYQSGIRPGLLDQKSARSRYVEQLLWEREKHENRLAEPGDPLVRTVTFAAGSVPTEPRPITVTPAVREALDRTLDRRGLSPSTLDLYLNCPKRFHYEYLSNVRSVDQVAEDGDRGEFGSLVHEVLREFFTPHIGRGTDLASLDPQPLLALYEQRLRTSELFRQLPVDTRMALLMTGRHRLAAFSASQEPATLLGLEQRLETTVDVGDRSILLQGFLDRVELRSEGVMVLDYKTGSVTAPKKSFWNDDSLWTRMEQFDPADPDPALLPDLARSLRSVQLPVYLHLHARCQGETPYDAGLIKLGEDGSIDRLFGPKWTEEERTEVVGESIPLLIRTLVRHMLHAGEFAAAPSRNCDHCGFKGPCGR
- a CDS encoding DMT family transporter translates to MDIRGLLFVLAAAFMWGVIGIFAKEVLDQGVSALEIAFWRALFGWLMFLAHALVMRQTRVTRADLPALFGFGFICVTLFYGAYQVAIRDVGMAMAAVLLYTAPAWVAFLSWLVLKEGMTPIKAGCVAMTIIGVACISLGPKLISGAQLEINLFGLGAGLLSGFTYALYYIFGKKYLYRYHTPTIFVYALPFGAALLFPFVDFQPKSGYAWTMLVLMAGVTTYGAFSAYYAGLKRLEATRAAVVATFEPLVAAVFAYLLFGETFSLLGYFGSCLIIGAVILVVLSSRTAPARAVASDE
- a CDS encoding UvrD-helicase domain-containing protein, encoding MSELKQLRASAGSGKTYQLTRRFLALLDGADENARPFACVGRPGRGYAWPEIMAVTFTNKAATEMKERVIKGLKLGALDMETAGPRTAAAPEMAAKALESILRRYHRLNIRTIDSLLALILRLFALDFGIRPDFQLTFDEKTLFDTVYEHFTSLCDSDCPERDLLAAAMETMLLAEKRGSFWLQDKVRDRLRELTAFLRDQTGPIETDQEVIRQMLSAAHAEFQRAVKAMRGHSDERSIPLNANFSKFLAKCEGLDLFDPAPESAMIQKPAFADCVLKKGHGLADDRSEAFYFHLQAAWQTYAADHAVLSGAYFLAPAIAIAQRLQNGMNVLQRQHGLVLGSALAGFVNELLAHDEAVSEAYCRMGCRLHHLLVDEFQDTSRDQWRAVTPLAQECLAKGGSLFYVGDIKQAIYGWRGGDSALFDEVMTQPDIAALALTTASDTLPDNWRSFETVVRFNNDFFSHLHDPEQARQLADTILTTAPADFRSDFALDLARSFTDCAQTVAAKNLGTGGYVRMERLTSGSAEELVEQTLEALDTLMDELLARRRFRDIAVLVRSHKDAALVCDLLVARGVPVITENSLQLDRHPLVRQLAAFLAFLDYPRDDVAFLTFASGEELFLAEAGIAADEFQDWLMRPRKRPLGVQFREDFPGPWQRLIEPFYNQSGLMTPYDLASEAIRVFRAFDRHPQAELYLRRFLEVVHLAEENGHGSLSAFLEFWAEKSDQEKVPLPENIDAVRIMTIHKAKGLEFPVVIVPFHNWKADTDKDYEIRHHKGVRLLAPLGKSMGKPYFSSLGRTVREQLNLLYVAWTRAREELYGFFTEKPATSPALAAMNLFLDPDGPDIFERGLPPDPEITRQPPEPTPRPEPPAIRENQRTARLMDWLPRLRVYRHSLDEFFYNERMRGQVAHRTMEHVRVTGNDEADAHRAVRLAMGDFPALGALSPEELTRLEADLRSMALWALSRDDLRRWLAQGLREPEIMDMDGSFKRLDLLHLGKRTVVADFKTGQPSPKNREQVLDYMCILQAMPGVTGPVEGHLVYLDLREIHRVEREA